One window from the genome of Synergistaceae bacterium encodes:
- a CDS encoding 30S ribosomal protein S12, translating into MPTINQLVRLGREEKKSKSNSPALQGNPARRGVCTRVYTITPKKPNSALRKVARVRLTNGIEVTSYIPGIGHNLQEHSVVLVRGGRVKDLPGVRYHIIRGTLDCGGVENRKRSRSKYGARRPKAN; encoded by the coding sequence GTGCCAACAATTAATCAGTTAGTCCGACTTGGACGCGAAGAGAAGAAGAGCAAGAGCAATTCTCCGGCATTGCAGGGAAATCCGGCGCGGCGCGGTGTGTGTACAAGAGTTTACACAATTACGCCCAAGAAGCCGAACTCAGCATTAAGGAAGGTTGCGCGTGTAAGATTAACGAATGGAATCGAAGTTACGTCATATATTCCGGGAATCGGCCATAATTTACAGGAACACTCTGTAGTTCTTGTGCGTGGAGGCCGTGTAAAAGATTTGCCCGGTGTTCGTTATCATATTATAAGAGGGACTCTTGACTGCGGTGGAGTCGAAAACCGCAAGAGAAGCCGCTCAAAATATGGCGCACGTCGTCCTAAAGCTAACTAG
- the rpsG gene encoding 30S ribosomal protein S7 → MPRKGHIKKRPPEPDIRFNNPAASRFISALMMGGKRSLAEKIFYGALEQAAEKLGVEPFEVFEKAMANVTPQIEVRPRRVGGATYQVPVEVTPERGVQLSIRWIVMYARAKKGMPMSERLMRELMDAYKNEGASIKRREDTHRMAEANRAFAHYRW, encoded by the coding sequence ATGCCGAGAAAAGGACATATTAAGAAGAGACCGCCTGAGCCAGATATTAGATTCAACAATCCTGCTGCATCGAGATTTATTAGTGCTCTCATGATGGGCGGAAAACGCAGTCTCGCTGAAAAAATTTTTTACGGCGCATTAGAACAGGCTGCGGAGAAATTGGGCGTTGAACCCTTTGAAGTATTCGAGAAGGCTATGGCAAATGTAACACCCCAAATCGAAGTCAGACCCAGAAGAGTCGGCGGTGCTACATATCAGGTGCCTGTCGAAGTTACACCCGAGCGCGGAGTCCAGCTTTCTATAAGATGGATCGTCATGTACGCAAGAGCAAAAAAGGGTATGCCCATGAGTGAAAGATTAATGCGTGAATTAATGGACGCTTACAAAAACGAAGGTGCTTCAATCAAACGCCGTGAAGACACACACAGAATGGCCGAAGCAAATAGAGCGTTCGCACATTACCGCTGGTAG
- the fusA gene encoding elongation factor G yields the protein MTAGRELYYLDISKVRNIGIAAHIDAGKTTTSERILYYTGSNYKVGEVHEGTATMDWMEQERERGITITSAATTCAWKGHTINLIDTPGHVDFTVEVERSMRVLDGAVAVFCAVGGVEPQSETVWRQADKYHVPRVAFVNKMDRIGADFNAVVKAMHERLGANAIPLQLPIGAEDDFAGVVDLIEQKAFYFSGVLGQAPAEGTIPPELAMTAKQGRENIIEALSDFNDDIMTLYLEGKPVSSELIRKTLREAVINLKAVPVLCGSAFKNKCVEPLLDAIVEYLPSPIDLPPVQGINPANRDEIIERHSEVDEPFTALAFKIAVDPFLGKIFFLRVYSGKLDKGSTVFNPTSGQKERIGRIMRMHSNKREDIDSMEAGMIVAVPSLRSTRTGDTLCDESNQIVLESLEFPEPVISLAVEPATQQDKVKLSKGLNALADEDPTFRVHNDEESGQTVISGMGELHLEIIVDRLKREFGVDVKVGNPQVSYREAIRKPARAEGKYIRQSGGRGQYGHVVFEIEPLEGSKYEFEDKIVGGVVPKEYIAAVEKGLEEAVQSGVLGGYPVIGVKVTLVDGSYHEVDSSEMAFKIAASMGFKEAMKRADPVLMEPVMSVEVVTPEDYLGDVIGDLSSRRGRIDGMDVRANARIVKAFVPLVGMFGYATDLRSKTSGRATYSMQFDHYEQTPAEVSEKILQGHSHI from the coding sequence ATTACCGCTGGTAGGGAGTTATATTATTTGGACATCAGCAAAGTTAGAAATATAGGAATCGCAGCACACATCGACGCAGGAAAAACTACGACGAGCGAGCGTATACTATATTACACAGGAAGTAATTACAAAGTCGGCGAAGTTCACGAAGGCACAGCCACTATGGACTGGATGGAGCAGGAGCGCGAAAGAGGTATCACAATTACGTCAGCTGCTACAACATGCGCGTGGAAGGGTCATACTATTAATTTAATTGATACGCCAGGCCACGTGGATTTTACAGTTGAAGTTGAGAGGTCTATGCGCGTTCTTGATGGGGCTGTTGCAGTGTTCTGCGCGGTAGGAGGAGTCGAGCCTCAGTCTGAAACAGTGTGGAGACAGGCAGATAAATATCACGTTCCTAGAGTCGCATTCGTAAATAAAATGGACAGAATCGGAGCAGATTTTAACGCCGTTGTCAAAGCCATGCACGAAAGACTCGGAGCAAACGCAATCCCCCTTCAATTACCGATAGGAGCAGAAGACGATTTCGCCGGAGTAGTAGATTTAATCGAACAGAAAGCATTTTATTTTTCGGGCGTTCTCGGTCAGGCACCGGCAGAAGGAACTATCCCGCCCGAACTCGCGATGACAGCCAAACAGGGCAGAGAAAATATAATTGAAGCGTTATCAGATTTCAACGACGATATTATGACTCTCTATCTTGAAGGCAAGCCGGTAAGCTCGGAATTAATCCGCAAGACTTTACGCGAGGCAGTAATAAATCTTAAGGCCGTTCCCGTTTTGTGCGGGTCAGCGTTCAAGAATAAATGTGTTGAGCCTTTACTCGATGCAATTGTTGAATACTTGCCAAGCCCTATAGATTTACCGCCCGTGCAGGGAATTAACCCGGCTAACCGTGATGAAATTATCGAGAGACACAGCGAAGTTGACGAGCCTTTTACGGCATTAGCATTTAAAATCGCTGTAGATCCGTTCTTGGGAAAAATATTTTTCTTGAGAGTCTATTCCGGAAAACTTGACAAGGGCAGCACCGTTTTTAATCCTACGTCAGGCCAGAAAGAACGAATCGGGCGAATCATGAGAATGCATTCTAACAAGCGTGAAGATATTGACTCAATGGAAGCCGGAATGATTGTCGCTGTTCCCTCACTTAGAAGCACAAGAACGGGCGATACACTCTGCGACGAGTCAAATCAAATAGTGTTAGAGAGTCTCGAATTTCCTGAGCCTGTAATTTCTCTAGCCGTCGAGCCTGCAACACAGCAGGATAAAGTTAAACTCTCTAAGGGCTTGAACGCATTAGCAGACGAGGATCCGACATTCAGAGTCCATAACGACGAAGAGAGCGGACAAACTGTTATTTCAGGCATGGGAGAATTACATCTTGAAATTATTGTAGACAGACTCAAGCGCGAATTTGGAGTCGATGTAAAAGTCGGCAACCCGCAAGTTTCTTACAGGGAAGCAATCCGCAAGCCCGCACGTGCAGAAGGAAAATATATCAGGCAGTCAGGCGGACGCGGTCAATATGGTCATGTCGTGTTTGAAATTGAACCTCTTGAGGGCAGCAAATACGAATTTGAAGATAAAATTGTCGGCGGTGTTGTTCCTAAAGAATATATTGCAGCAGTCGAGAAAGGACTCGAAGAAGCTGTACAGTCCGGCGTTCTTGGAGGTTATCCCGTTATCGGCGTTAAAGTTACGCTTGTTGACGGAAGTTATCACGAGGTCGACAGCTCCGAAATGGCGTTCAAGATAGCTGCGTCAATGGGATTCAAAGAGGCCATGAAACGCGCTGATCCCGTTTTAATGGAGCCTGTTATGTCAGTAGAAGTTGTTACGCCTGAAGATTATTTGGGCGATGTTATCGGTGATTTGTCATCGAGGCGCGGACGTATTGACGGAATGGACGTAAGAGCCAACGCAAGAATCGTTAAAGCCTTTGTGCCATTGGTCGGCATGTTCGGTTATGCTACGGACTTGAGAAGCAAGACATCAGGGCGCGCAACATATTCGATGCAATTTGATCACTACGAGCAGACACCCGCAGAAGTAAGCGAAAAAATTTTGCAGGGTCATTCACATATTTAA
- the tuf gene encoding elongation factor Tu — MAKEKFERTKPHLNIGTIGHIDHGKTTLTAAITKCLATESFAEYTAYDMIDKAPEERERGITINIAHVEYQTEKRHYAHIDCPGHADYIKNMITGAAQMDGAILVVSAADGPMPQTREHVLLARQVNVPALVVFMNKTDQVDDPELLDLVEMEVRELLNKYEFPGDDIPIIRGSALEVLEKGTGKKDDPICKPIYDLMDACDTFIPDPVREIDKPFLMPIEDVFTISGRGTVVTGRVERGVINAGEPVEIVGVKRDTTKTVATSLEMFRKIIDSAEAGDNVGVLLRGIDKADVERGQVLAKPGTVTPHTKFKGEVYVLKKEEGGRHTPFFAGYKPQFYFRTTDVTGNIKLPEGVEMVMPGDNATFEVDLIVPIAMEEGLRFAVREGGHTVGAGVVTQIIE; from the coding sequence ATGGCAAAAGAAAAATTTGAACGCACCAAGCCTCACTTAAATATCGGAACGATCGGACATATCGATCACGGTAAGACGACTTTAACAGCAGCTATTACAAAATGTTTAGCTACAGAGAGTTTTGCAGAGTATACAGCATATGACATGATCGACAAGGCTCCGGAAGAGAGAGAGCGCGGAATTACAATCAACATTGCACACGTTGAGTATCAGACCGAGAAGAGACACTATGCACACATCGACTGCCCCGGCCACGCTGACTATATCAAGAACATGATTACCGGTGCTGCACAGATGGACGGCGCAATCTTAGTTGTTAGTGCTGCTGACGGCCCTATGCCTCAGACTCGTGAGCACGTTTTGTTAGCTCGTCAGGTTAACGTTCCTGCGCTTGTTGTCTTCATGAACAAGACAGACCAGGTTGACGACCCTGAATTACTTGACCTCGTTGAAATGGAAGTTCGCGAGCTTCTCAACAAATACGAGTTCCCCGGCGATGATATTCCTATTATTCGCGGTTCAGCTCTTGAAGTTCTCGAAAAGGGTACAGGCAAGAAAGACGATCCTATTTGCAAGCCCATTTATGATTTAATGGACGCATGCGATACTTTCATTCCTGATCCTGTCAGAGAGATTGATAAACCGTTCTTAATGCCGATTGAAGACGTATTTACGATTTCAGGACGCGGCACAGTTGTTACCGGACGTGTTGAGCGCGGAGTTATCAATGCAGGCGAGCCCGTTGAGATCGTCGGAGTCAAGAGAGACACAACAAAGACAGTTGCTACATCACTTGAAATGTTCAGAAAGATTATTGACAGCGCAGAAGCAGGCGACAACGTAGGCGTATTACTTCGCGGAATTGACAAAGCAGACGTTGAGCGCGGACAAGTTCTCGCAAAGCCCGGCACAGTTACTCCTCATACAAAGTTTAAGGGTGAAGTTTACGTCTTAAAGAAGGAAGAGGGCGGCCGTCATACACCGTTCTTCGCAGGTTATAAGCCTCAGTTCTATTTCAGAACAACGGACGTTACCGGAAATATTAAATTACCTGAAGGCGTAGAAATGGTCATGCCCGGCGATAACGCAACATTTGAAGTTGATTTAATCGTTCCTATCGCAATGGAGGAAGGTTTACGCTTTGCAGTTCGTGAAGGCGGTCATACAGTCGGCGCTGGTGTTGTTACACAGATTATCGAGTAA
- the rpsJ gene encoding 30S ribosomal protein S10, giving the protein MARKIRIRLKSFDHRVLDASAAQIAETAHSTGARVSGPIPLPTEVGRITILKSPHKDKDAREQFEMRTHKRLIDIIDPTQRTMDALMQLNLASGVDIQIKF; this is encoded by the coding sequence ATGGCACGTAAAATCCGCATAAGATTAAAATCGTTTGATCATCGAGTGCTTGACGCGTCAGCAGCCCAGATCGCCGAGACAGCTCACTCAACGGGTGCAAGAGTCTCCGGGCCTATTCCTTTACCGACTGAAGTAGGCAGAATTACGATTTTGAAATCGCCTCACAAGGACAAGGACGCGCGCGAGCAGTTCGAAATGCGCACACATAAGCGTTTGATTGATATTATAGATCCGACGCAAAGGACTATGGATGCACTGATGCAGTTAAATTTAGCGTCAGGCGTAGACATACAGATAAAATTTTAG
- the rplC gene encoding 50S ribosomal protein L3, with product MSIGILGKKLGMTQIYDSEGQAVAVTVVSAGPCSVVALRTPEQNGYSAVLLGFESVKAHKLSKPQKVMFEKLKLEPKKTLREFRVNDVKPYEVGSEIKADLFTAGEKINVKGISKGKGFAGVIKRHHMGGQQFSHGTSVEHRHGGSSGAISYPGRVFPGKRMPGHMGSDKVTVKNLTVMAVDVENNLILVKGAVPGAKNSLIALYKKD from the coding sequence ATGTCAATTGGGATTCTGGGGAAAAAACTCGGAATGACACAGATTTATGACTCAGAGGGACAGGCCGTAGCTGTTACGGTCGTCTCTGCCGGGCCGTGCTCTGTTGTTGCTCTGCGTACCCCTGAACAGAACGGTTATTCAGCTGTTCTTCTCGGCTTTGAGTCAGTAAAGGCTCATAAGCTGTCCAAACCGCAAAAAGTTATGTTCGAGAAATTGAAGCTCGAACCAAAGAAGACTCTTCGGGAATTCAGAGTCAATGACGTAAAGCCCTATGAGGTAGGCTCGGAGATCAAAGCAGATTTATTCACAGCAGGCGAGAAAATCAACGTAAAGGGTATCTCAAAGGGTAAAGGCTTCGCAGGAGTTATCAAGCGTCATCATATGGGCGGACAACAGTTTTCTCACGGTACGTCCGTTGAACATAGACACGGAGGCTCAAGCGGTGCAATTTCCTATCCCGGCCGCGTTTTTCCCGGCAAAAGAATGCCCGGCCACATGGGAAGCGACAAAGTTACAGTTAAGAATCTCACTGTAATGGCCGTTGATGTCGAGAATAATTTAATTCTGGTAAAAGGTGCAGTCCCAGGCGCAAAAAACAGCCTCATTGCCCTCTACAAGAAAGATTAA
- the rplD gene encoding 50S ribosomal protein L4: protein MPFVKVYEFNGDRAGEMELSDKVFNTPVHMAAIHQVVVAHLANCRQGTHSTKTRGDVSGGGKKPWRQKHTGRARQGSTRSPIWTHGGVAHGPHPRDYHQKVNKKVRQLAIRSVLSDKVREELMAVVKGFDQIEKPSTKAVKALFDSLGFGKTLVIYSGNALNVTRSVRNLPGAKCINVSSINVYDILNAKNLILTPEVVAKIEEVYSA from the coding sequence ATGCCATTCGTAAAAGTTTACGAGTTTAACGGGGACAGAGCCGGAGAGATGGAATTATCCGACAAAGTTTTTAATACGCCCGTTCATATGGCTGCGATTCATCAAGTTGTAGTTGCCCATTTAGCAAATTGCAGACAAGGCACTCACAGCACAAAGACTCGCGGTGATGTATCAGGCGGCGGAAAAAAGCCATGGAGGCAGAAGCACACCGGACGCGCTCGTCAGGGTTCTACAAGATCGCCCATTTGGACACACGGCGGAGTAGCTCACGGCCCGCACCCTAGAGACTATCATCAGAAAGTGAACAAGAAAGTACGTCAGCTCGCAATAAGGAGCGTTTTATCTGATAAAGTACGCGAGGAATTAATGGCCGTCGTTAAAGGCTTTGACCAGATCGAGAAGCCCTCAACGAAAGCAGTTAAGGCATTATTTGACTCGCTTGGATTCGGCAAGACTCTTGTTATCTACAGCGGAAATGCTCTTAACGTAACGCGCTCAGTAAGAAATTTGCCCGGCGCAAAGTGCATTAACGTATCAAGCATCAACGTTTATGATATTCTGAACGCTAAAAACTTGATTCTCACGCCTGAAGTAGTCGCAAAAATTGAGGAGGTCTATTCAGCATGA
- the rplW gene encoding 50S ribosomal protein L23: MNLTAHDIIIRPVITEKSSSLMGYGKYTFEVHKNANKVQIRKAVEEVFKVQVAGVNTMNVKGKLRRRGMTKGYTRSWKKAIVSLKPGQSIEFFEGASI, encoded by the coding sequence ATGAATTTAACTGCTCACGATATTATTATCAGGCCGGTAATCACGGAAAAATCAAGCTCGTTAATGGGCTATGGCAAATATACTTTTGAGGTTCACAAGAACGCGAATAAAGTTCAGATTCGCAAGGCCGTTGAAGAAGTCTTTAAAGTTCAGGTCGCCGGAGTAAATACTATGAATGTGAAGGGTAAATTACGCCGTCGCGGAATGACAAAGGGTTATACACGCTCATGGAAAAAAGCGATCGTATCACTCAAGCCCGGCCAGAGTATAGAATTTTTCGAGGGTGCCTCGATTTAA
- the rplB gene encoding 50S ribosomal protein L2, which produces MSIKQFKPYTPGRRQMTIQGREDITADKPERSLVVHLRKHGGRNNTGRITMRHIGGGHRRAYRIIDFKRDKLGIPGKVATVEYDPNRNARIALINYADGEKRYIILPKGLNVGDTIYSGPESDITPGNALKLKDIPVGTFIHNIELQPGGGAKLVRSAGTSAQLMSKEGKYAYIRMPSNELRLILLECMATVGQVGNEDYDNISLGKAGKMRWKGRRPVVRGMVMNPVDHPMGGGEGKSKSNKHPVSPWGTPAKGYKTRKRKPSDKLIVRGRYDK; this is translated from the coding sequence ATGTCGATTAAACAATTTAAGCCGTATACGCCGGGTCGCCGTCAAATGACGATTCAAGGCCGCGAAGATATTACGGCAGACAAACCGGAACGCTCACTCGTTGTGCATTTACGCAAGCACGGAGGCCGCAACAACACCGGACGAATCACAATGCGTCATATCGGCGGCGGTCATCGCAGAGCATACCGGATTATAGATTTCAAGCGTGATAAATTAGGCATTCCCGGAAAAGTTGCGACCGTTGAATACGATCCCAACAGAAACGCAAGAATCGCCCTGATTAATTATGCTGACGGAGAAAAGCGTTATATCATTTTGCCCAAGGGACTTAATGTCGGCGACACGATTTATTCAGGCCCTGAGAGTGATATTACTCCCGGAAACGCCTTAAAGCTGAAGGATATTCCCGTCGGTACGTTTATTCACAATATCGAATTACAGCCCGGCGGAGGTGCTAAATTAGTACGTTCAGCAGGTACAAGCGCGCAGTTAATGTCCAAAGAAGGCAAATACGCTTATATCAGAATGCCCAGCAATGAATTACGATTAATTTTGCTTGAATGCATGGCTACAGTAGGTCAGGTAGGCAACGAAGATTATGACAATATTTCACTGGGTAAGGCCGGAAAAATGCGCTGGAAAGGTCGCAGGCCGGTTGTTCGCGGTATGGTAATGAACCCCGTAGATCACCCTATGGGCGGCGGTGAAGGCAAGAGTAAATCAAACAAGCACCCTGTATCGCCTTGGGGAACCCCTGCAAAGGGTTACAAGACACGCAAACGCAAGCCTTCTGATAAATTAATCGTCCGCGGGCGTTATGATAAGTAA
- the rpsS gene encoding 30S ribosomal protein S19, which produces MRSTKKGPFVEQRLLDRIEAMNVSGNKKVVKTWSRRSTVVPQMIGHTIAVHNGRMHLPVYISENMVGHKLGEFAPTRKFGHHAGQDKKK; this is translated from the coding sequence ATGCGCTCAACAAAGAAGGGGCCTTTTGTCGAACAAAGGCTCTTAGACAGAATAGAAGCTATGAACGTTTCAGGCAATAAAAAAGTTGTTAAGACTTGGTCAAGACGTTCTACAGTGGTGCCTCAGATGATCGGCCATACAATCGCAGTTCATAACGGGAGAATGCATTTACCCGTCTATATAAGTGAGAATATGGTAGGGCACAAGCTCGGCGAGTTTGCACCAACGCGCAAATTTGGACATCACGCCGGACAGGACAAGAAGAAATAA
- the rplV gene encoding 50S ribosomal protein L22 produces MAEMKTAEAMTKNARISPYKVRQVLELIRGKSAEEAVVILKFSDKRAAGIILKVLNSAMANAEHNYGMDLDKLFVCEAYANQGPMMKRFRPVSMGRAHPYVHKTSHVVIKLGERK; encoded by the coding sequence ATGGCAGAAATGAAGACAGCCGAAGCAATGACGAAAAATGCAAGAATTTCCCCGTATAAAGTCCGTCAGGTGTTGGAGCTTATTCGCGGGAAAAGTGCAGAGGAGGCCGTTGTAATACTCAAATTCAGCGACAAGAGAGCAGCCGGCATTATCTTAAAAGTGTTAAACAGTGCAATGGCAAACGCTGAACATAATTACGGCATGGACTTAGACAAATTGTTTGTCTGTGAGGCTTATGCGAATCAAGGCCCTATGATGAAGCGTTTCAGACCCGTATCAATGGGACGCGCTCATCCCTATGTGCATAAAACATCGCATGTAGTCATCAAGCTCGGCGAGCGTAAGTAG
- the rpsC gene encoding 30S ribosomal protein S3, translated as MGQKVHPIGYRLGVSSEFQSRWFADKKNYAKKLHEDLKLRKYIMKKWEGAGISRIEIERVGPVVRFTIHTARPGVVIGKGGNEIQNIKNELQAITGGKVMVNVHEIKNPDVEAQLVAEGIASSLERRVSFRRAMKQAIFRATKAGVKGIKAQVAGRLGGAEIARTEWYNEGQLPLSTIRADIDYGFAEAVTMYGVIGCKVWIYRDRQNEKAQAPARPARNRPANKGA; from the coding sequence ATGGGACAGAAAGTTCACCCAATAGGCTATCGTCTCGGAGTATCAAGCGAATTTCAGTCGAGATGGTTCGCCGACAAGAAAAATTACGCAAAAAAATTACACGAAGATTTAAAGCTGCGTAAATATATAATGAAAAAATGGGAAGGCGCAGGAATTTCACGCATTGAAATTGAACGCGTCGGACCGGTCGTAAGATTTACGATTCATACAGCTAGACCCGGTGTCGTAATCGGCAAGGGCGGCAACGAGATTCAGAACATCAAGAACGAACTTCAGGCCATCACCGGCGGTAAAGTAATGGTCAACGTTCACGAGATCAAGAATCCCGACGTAGAAGCCCAGTTAGTAGCAGAAGGAATCGCAAGCTCACTCGAACGCCGCGTATCATTCAGACGTGCAATGAAGCAGGCAATTTTCAGAGCAACTAAAGCCGGAGTCAAGGGCATTAAAGCTCAGGTTGCAGGACGTTTAGGCGGTGCAGAAATCGCTCGTACAGAATGGTACAACGAGGGACAATTGCCGCTTTCAACAATTAGAGCAGATATTGATTACGGATTTGCAGAAGCTGTTACTATGTATGGCGTAATCGGCTGCAAAGTCTGGATTTACAGAGACAGACAAAACGAGAAGGCACAAGCTCCGGCACGTCCGGCGCGAAACAGGCCGGCTAACAAGGGGGCATAA
- the rplP gene encoding 50S ribosomal protein L16: MLMPSRVKFRKSHRSPLRGISKGGTKVDFGDYGIQALENVWLSARQIEAARVAISRKMKKGGKIWIRVFPDRPYTKKPLETRMGKGKGAPEYWVAAVKRGRVLFEFSGITEDVAQQAFRTASHKLPVKVRMVRSGGSD, encoded by the coding sequence ATGTTAATGCCTAGCCGCGTAAAATTTCGTAAGTCCCATAGATCTCCGTTGAGGGGAATTTCTAAGGGCGGCACAAAAGTAGATTTCGGCGATTACGGCATTCAGGCTCTCGAAAATGTTTGGCTCTCAGCTAGACAAATCGAAGCAGCTCGTGTCGCTATATCACGTAAAATGAAGAAGGGCGGCAAAATCTGGATCCGCGTTTTCCCTGACAGACCCTACACGAAGAAGCCTTTGGAAACTCGTATGGGTAAAGGAAAAGGAGCACCGGAATACTGGGTAGCCGCAGTTAAGAGAGGCCGCGTACTGTTCGAGTTTTCCGGAATCACAGAAGATGTCGCACAGCAAGCCTTCAGGACAGCAAGCCACAAACTGCCCGTAAAGGTTCGCATGGTACGCAGTGGAGGGAGTGACTAG
- the rpmC gene encoding 50S ribosomal protein L29 encodes MDASVKPEKLRELTLEEISGKIKEYKTELFNLRFQNAVGHLKNTSRIREVRKTIARLLTIASEKNAAERGAAENA; translated from the coding sequence ATGGACGCAAGCGTAAAGCCGGAGAAATTAAGAGAGCTTACACTCGAAGAAATTTCCGGGAAAATCAAAGAGTACAAGACAGAATTATTTAATCTGCGTTTCCAGAATGCCGTCGGGCACTTGAAGAATACAAGCCGAATCCGTGAGGTCAGGAAGACTATAGCAAGACTCCTGACAATCGCATCAGAGAAAAACGCAGCAGAAAGGGGAGCGGCAGAAAATGCCTAG
- the rpsQ gene encoding 30S ribosomal protein S17, which produces MPSKVRTGIVVSNKMDKTIVVRVERMAEHPLYGKRIKRAKKYVAHDAENKCGMGDEVRIRETRPLSKTKRWELVEIMRQAPVFGSDAEVIAEGVQED; this is translated from the coding sequence ATGCCTAGTAAAGTTCGCACGGGTATAGTCGTGAGCAACAAAATGGACAAAACTATAGTCGTCCGAGTTGAACGCATGGCCGAGCACCCGTTATATGGCAAAAGAATTAAACGCGCAAAAAAATATGTAGCTCATGACGCAGAAAATAAATGCGGGATGGGTGATGAAGTCCGTATCAGAGAGACTAGACCATTAAGCAAAACAAAACGCTGGGAATTAGTCGAGATAATGAGACAGGCACCCGTTTTCGGTTCTGATGCCGAAGTAATTGCAGAAGGAGTTCAGGAGGATTAA
- the rplN gene encoding 50S ribosomal protein L14, whose protein sequence is MIQLTTVLNVADNSGARKLFCIQVMGGSKRRYGTIGDVIVASVREAIPNSNIPKGSVVKAVIVRTKKEIRRKDGTYVRFDDNAAVLIDANGEPRGTRIFGPVGRELRAKKYMRILSLAPEVV, encoded by the coding sequence ATGATTCAATTAACTACAGTTCTGAACGTTGCTGATAATTCCGGCGCAAGAAAATTATTCTGCATTCAGGTAATGGGCGGCAGTAAAAGACGTTACGGCACAATCGGCGATGTTATTGTAGCGTCCGTACGTGAAGCAATACCGAACAGCAATATCCCTAAGGGCAGCGTTGTTAAAGCTGTTATCGTGCGCACAAAGAAGGAAATCAGACGCAAAGATGGGACCTATGTTCGATTTGATGACAATGCAGCAGTATTAATCGACGCTAACGGCGAGCCGAGGGGAACTCGTATATTTGGGCCGGTCGGTCGTGAGCTTAGAGCGAAGAAATACATGCGAATTTTGTCGCTTGCTCCTGAAGTCGTATAG
- the rplX gene encoding 50S ribosomal protein L24 yields the protein MTVRLKKNDRVKVISGKDKGKEGKIIRRIPERDLIVVEGVNMVSRHVRATQTNPQSGMIKQEAPIYASKAMLVCPQCGKATRVGTSFLESGKKVRVCKKCGEIIDRGGL from the coding sequence ATGACAGTAAGATTAAAGAAAAATGACCGGGTTAAAGTTATCTCCGGCAAAGATAAAGGCAAAGAAGGCAAGATTATCCGCAGAATCCCTGAGCGTGATTTAATTGTCGTCGAGGGCGTTAACATGGTCTCTCGCCACGTCAGAGCAACGCAGACTAATCCTCAAAGCGGCATGATCAAGCAGGAAGCTCCTATTTATGCGAGTAAAGCAATGCTTGTCTGCCCCCAGTGCGGAAAAGCTACAAGAGTCGGCACTAGTTTTCTTGAGAGCGGAAAAAAAGTCCGTGTCTGCAAGAAGTGCGGCGAAATAATCGACAGGGGAGGGCTTTAA